A stretch of Bos taurus isolate L1 Dominette 01449 registration number 42190680 breed Hereford chromosome 5, ARS-UCD2.0, whole genome shotgun sequence DNA encodes these proteins:
- the CBX5 gene encoding chromobox protein homolog 5 isoform X1, with protein MGKKTKRTADSSSSEDEEEYVVEKVLDRRVVKGQVEYLLKWKGFSEEHNTWEPEKNLDCPELISEFMKKYKKMKEGENNKPREKSESNKRKSNFSNSADDIKSKKKREQSNDIARGFERGLEPEKIIGATDSCGDLMFLMKWKDTDEADLVLAKEANVKCPQIVIAFYEERLTWHAYPEDAENKEKETAKS; from the exons ATGGGAAAGAAAACCAAGCGGACAGCTGACAGTTCTTCTTCAGAAGATGAGGAGGAGTATGTTGTGGAGAAGGTGCTAGACAGGCGTGTGGTTAAGGGGCAAGTGGAATATCTACTGAAGTGGAAAGGCTTTTCCGA GGAGCACAATACTTGGGAACCTGAGAAAAACTTGGATTGCCCTGAGCTAATTTCTGAGTTTATGAAAAAGTATAAGAAGATGAAGGAGGGTGAAAATAACAAACCCAGGGAGAAATCAGAAAGTAACAAGAGGAAATCCAATTTCTCAAACAGTGCTGATGATatcaaatccaaaaaaaagagagag CAGAGCAATGATATCGCTCGGGGCTTTGAGAGAGGACTGGAACCAGAAAAGATCATTGGGGCGACAGATTCCTGTGGCGACTTAATGTTCCTAATGAAATG GAAAGACACGGATGAAGCAGACCTGGTTCTTGCAAAAGAAGCTAATGTTAAATGTCCACAAATTGTGATAGCATTTTATGAAGAGAGACTGACGTGGCATGCATATCCTGAGGATgcggaaaacaaagagaaagaaacagcaaagagCTAA